One window of Paenibacillus albicereus genomic DNA carries:
- the hflX gene encoding GTPase HflX, protein MTHSNQHPRERAILVGVHEQNNHQFAYSMQELQGLAEACNIEVVAELTQKAERIHSTHYLGSGKLEELAALMEAYDSPTVICNDELSPSQIRNLEAAVKTKVIDRTIVILDIFAERAQTKEAQLQVEVARLNYMLPRLVGLRESLGRQGGGGGAGLRNRGAGETKLELDRRRIEERIHLLETELEKLVHQRQVQRKRRKKNEIPVLALVGYTNAGKSTLLNALVDTFHPDSGKNVLAKDMLFATLETSVRSIELPDRKSFLLTDTVGFVSGLPHHLIKAFRSTLEEVAEADLLVHVVDSSNPEFKQQIEVTEQTLKELGADGIPMLYAFNKADLAGQSYPRVEQDRVYLSAYKREGVDELVAQIRKQIFRDYIAAEVVVPFDQGAWVSFFNEHAHVQETEYEEAGTRLKLEVREADLNRFYQETGAERQPAARE, encoded by the coding sequence ATGACACATTCCAACCAACACCCCCGCGAGCGCGCGATTCTCGTCGGCGTGCACGAGCAGAACAACCACCAGTTCGCCTACTCCATGCAGGAGCTGCAAGGGCTGGCCGAAGCCTGCAACATCGAGGTCGTGGCCGAGCTGACGCAAAAGGCGGAGCGCATCCACAGCACGCACTACCTCGGCTCCGGCAAGCTCGAGGAGCTGGCGGCGCTCATGGAGGCGTACGATTCTCCGACCGTCATCTGCAACGACGAGCTGTCGCCTTCGCAGATCCGCAACCTCGAGGCCGCGGTCAAGACGAAGGTCATCGACCGCACGATCGTCATCCTCGACATCTTCGCCGAGCGGGCGCAGACGAAGGAAGCTCAGCTGCAGGTCGAGGTCGCGCGCCTGAACTACATGCTGCCGCGCCTCGTCGGCTTGCGCGAGTCGCTCGGCCGCCAAGGCGGCGGAGGCGGAGCCGGCCTGCGCAACCGCGGCGCGGGCGAGACCAAGCTGGAGCTGGACCGCCGCCGCATCGAGGAGCGCATCCACCTGCTGGAGACGGAGCTCGAGAAGCTCGTCCACCAGCGGCAGGTGCAGCGCAAGCGCCGCAAGAAGAACGAGATTCCCGTGCTGGCGCTCGTCGGCTATACCAACGCCGGCAAGTCGACGCTGCTGAACGCGCTCGTCGATACGTTCCACCCCGACTCCGGCAAGAACGTGCTCGCCAAAGACATGCTGTTCGCCACGCTGGAGACGTCGGTGCGCAGCATCGAGCTGCCGGATCGCAAGTCATTCCTGCTGACCGATACGGTCGGCTTCGTCAGCGGGCTGCCCCATCATCTCATCAAGGCGTTCCGCTCGACGCTGGAGGAGGTCGCCGAGGCCGACCTGCTCGTGCATGTCGTCGACTCCTCCAACCCGGAGTTCAAGCAGCAGATCGAGGTCACCGAGCAGACGCTCAAGGAGCTCGGCGCGGACGGCATCCCGATGCTGTACGCCTTCAACAAGGCGGATCTCGCCGGCCAGAGCTACCCGCGCGTGGAGCAGGACCGGGTGTACCTGTCCGCCTACAAGCGCGAGGGCGTCGACGAGCTCGTCGCGCAGATCCGCAAGCAGATTTTCCGCGATTACATCGCCGCCGAGGTCGTCGTGCCCTTCGACCAGGGAGCTTGGGTGTCGTTCTTCAACGAGCATGCCCACGTGCAGGAGACGGAGTACGAGGAGGCCGGCACGCGCCTCAAGCTCGAGGTGCGCGAGGCGGATCTGAACCGCTTCTATCAGGAGACAGGCGCGGAGCGGCAGCCGGCGGCTCGGGAGTAA
- a CDS encoding IS3 family transposase: MRFQFIEDSRSDFPLKKLCKVMQVSRSGFYKWSQALPSARARLKADIQERIRFHFHDAQRRYGAPKLTVLLRREGYAISERTVSLYMAEMKLRACVSGRFRVSTTDSNHDQPIAPNLLNQQFDVELPNQVWVADITYIPCREGRLYLASVMDLCTREIVGWTLAGHMKAELVLDALEKAYASKGPPAGLVHHSDRGSQYASEAYRSQLEQYGMTASMSRRGNCYDNASMESFHSILKKELVYCTRFLTRKQASQDMYRYIEFFYNRKRIHGSLGYLSPVRFAAEFDGTA; this comes from the coding sequence ATGAGATTTCAGTTCATAGAGGACTCCCGCTCCGATTTTCCGTTGAAGAAGTTGTGCAAGGTCATGCAAGTGTCGCGGAGCGGATTCTACAAATGGAGCCAGGCGCTTCCCAGCGCCCGGGCACGGCTTAAAGCGGACATCCAAGAACGGATTCGGTTCCACTTTCATGATGCCCAGCGGCGGTATGGAGCCCCGAAGCTCACCGTGCTGCTCCGGCGAGAGGGATACGCCATTTCCGAACGTACCGTCAGTCTCTACATGGCCGAAATGAAGCTTCGCGCTTGCGTTTCTGGCCGTTTCCGGGTGTCGACGACCGACTCGAATCATGACCAGCCCATCGCTCCGAATCTCCTGAACCAGCAGTTCGACGTCGAACTGCCGAACCAAGTATGGGTGGCAGATATCACCTACATTCCTTGTCGGGAAGGGCGATTGTATTTAGCGAGCGTCATGGATTTGTGCACCCGTGAGATTGTCGGCTGGACGCTTGCAGGCCATATGAAAGCTGAGCTTGTTTTGGATGCGCTGGAGAAAGCCTACGCGAGCAAGGGGCCGCCTGCTGGTCTGGTGCACCATTCGGACCGAGGCAGTCAGTACGCCTCGGAAGCCTACCGAAGCCAGCTGGAGCAGTACGGCATGACCGCCAGCATGAGCCGCAGAGGCAACTGCTATGACAATGCGAGCATGGAATCGTTCCACAGCATTCTCAAAAAAGAACTCGTCTATTGCACGCGATTCTTGACCCGAAAGCAAGCCTCGCAAGACATGTACCGCTACATTGAATTCTTTTACAACCGCAAGCGAATCCACGGCTCGCTTGGTTATCTGTCCCCCGTGCGATTCGCGGCTGAATTCGACGGGACTGCCTGA
- a CDS encoding transposase produces MTEERRRQHYNEEFKKETVKFIQEQTKSLGDIAEELNIPKSTLHQWLAQYREFENEPVNNAELIRELKAQLKAKERQISEMEEELAIVKKAVHIFSNPRK; encoded by the coding sequence ATGACAGAGGAACGTAGGCGTCAGCATTACAACGAAGAGTTCAAGAAAGAAACCGTAAAGTTCATTCAAGAACAGACCAAGTCGCTGGGAGACATTGCCGAAGAACTGAACATTCCCAAGAGCACGTTGCATCAGTGGCTGGCTCAGTATCGGGAATTCGAGAATGAACCGGTGAACAACGCCGAGCTGATCCGGGAGCTGAAAGCACAGCTCAAAGCGAAGGAACGCCAGATCAGCGAGATGGAAGAAGAGCTGGCCATCGTAAAAAAGGCGGTGCACATCTTCAGCAATCCACGGAAATGA
- a CDS encoding DMT family transporter → MAWVYLIGAGLCEVFGVTMMNRLNERRSFANFALLAAGFLLSFLLLSLAMRDLPMGTAYAVWTGIGAAGGAIVGMLFFGESRSVLRILCITLVLGAAVGLKALG, encoded by the coding sequence ATGGCCTGGGTGTATCTGATCGGCGCAGGGCTGTGCGAGGTGTTCGGCGTGACGATGATGAACCGGCTCAACGAACGCCGCAGCTTCGCGAACTTCGCCTTGCTGGCCGCCGGCTTCCTGCTCAGCTTCCTGCTGCTCAGCCTGGCGATGCGCGACCTGCCGATGGGCACCGCCTATGCGGTCTGGACCGGCATCGGAGCGGCCGGCGGAGCGATCGTCGGCATGCTGTTCTTCGGCGAGTCGCGCAGCGTCCTGCGCATCCTCTGCATCACGCTTGTGCTCGGCGCGGCCGTCGGCCTGAAGGCGCTCGGGTAA
- a CDS encoding DMT family transporter: protein MNRYWLQIVGACVFEVGWVIGLKHADTALEWALTAVCILISFYVLLNAARHLPVGTVYAVFVGLGTAGTVLAEMIVFGDPVKPVKLALIGVLLIGVVGLKLLGHEPAADKSGKEAV from the coding sequence ATGAATCGGTACTGGCTTCAAATCGTCGGCGCATGCGTGTTCGAGGTCGGCTGGGTCATCGGCCTCAAGCATGCCGATACGGCGCTCGAATGGGCGCTGACCGCGGTCTGTATCCTCATCAGCTTCTACGTGCTGCTGAACGCGGCCCGCCACCTGCCCGTGGGCACCGTCTATGCGGTTTTCGTCGGACTCGGCACGGCCGGCACCGTACTGGCCGAAATGATTGTTTTTGGCGACCCGGTCAAGCCGGTCAAGCTCGCCCTGATCGGCGTGCTGCTGATCGGGGTCGTCGGCCTCAAGCTGCTCGGCCACGAGCCGGCGGCCGACAAGTCCGGAAAGGAGGCGGTCTGA
- the clpP gene encoding ATP-dependent Clp endopeptidase proteolytic subunit ClpP: MNHVPYVVEQTAKGERSYDIYSRLLKERIILVGSAIDDAVANSVIAQLLFLAADDAERDITMYINSPGGSTTAGLAIYDAMQLVKPDVQTICTGAAYSFGAILLLAGAKGKRSALPNSEVMIHQPHGGAQGQASDIAISARRILKTRETLNRIAAERTGQPLERIERDMDRDYFMSAEEALEYGIIDRIQT, encoded by the coding sequence ATGAACCACGTGCCGTACGTCGTCGAGCAGACCGCCAAGGGCGAGCGCTCCTACGACATCTACTCCCGCCTGCTCAAGGAGCGCATCATCCTGGTCGGATCCGCCATCGACGACGCCGTCGCCAATTCGGTCATCGCGCAGCTGCTGTTCCTGGCGGCGGATGACGCGGAGAGAGATATCACCATGTATATCAACAGCCCCGGCGGCTCGACGACAGCCGGGCTCGCGATCTACGACGCGATGCAGCTCGTGAAGCCGGACGTCCAGACGATCTGCACCGGCGCGGCGTATTCGTTCGGCGCGATCCTGCTGCTTGCAGGAGCGAAAGGCAAGCGCAGCGCCCTGCCCAACAGCGAGGTCATGATCCACCAGCCGCACGGCGGAGCGCAAGGGCAGGCGAGCGACATCGCGATTTCCGCCCGCCGCATCCTGAAGACGCGCGAGACGCTCAACCGCATCGCGGCGGAGCGGACCGGCCAGCCGCTCGAGCGGATCGAGCGGGATATGGACCGCGACTATTTCATGTCGGCGGAGGAGGCGCTGGAGTACGGAATCATAGACCGCATCCAAACTTAG
- a CDS encoding RNA polymerase sigma factor yields the protein MDAIRMAAEEERSALRRYCLALAGSRWDAEDLEQSAWCRALAYPGWEGHANREALLLRIARNLWTDQQRKKALHQRSLPELAAAEPDREASGEAAGGWELETMLHSLGRRLTPLQLAVWLLREMHGSSIAETALRLGMTEGAVKAAMHRARRALGAVRRDLAAGGLREPADEALLARVRGLAAALRAGDAAAIAALAEQEALEPAVAAAALAGRGRAQASAGAAAVPADGSAGGDGARSDAGAPQARGPVDVRALPAQAAWSGRAASWRGASAAGSPAGLAGGAIWGLAV from the coding sequence ATGGACGCAATTCGCATGGCCGCCGAGGAGGAGCGCAGCGCCCTTCGCCGCTATTGCCTCGCCTTGGCCGGTTCGCGCTGGGACGCCGAGGATCTGGAGCAGTCCGCCTGGTGCCGCGCGCTGGCCTACCCGGGCTGGGAGGGGCACGCCAACCGCGAGGCGCTGCTGCTGCGCATCGCGCGCAATCTGTGGACCGACCAGCAGAGGAAAAAGGCGCTGCATCAGCGCTCCTTGCCGGAGCTTGCCGCAGCCGAGCCGGACCGGGAAGCAAGCGGCGAAGCCGCCGGAGGGTGGGAGCTGGAGACGATGCTCCACTCCCTCGGCCGGCGGCTGACGCCGCTGCAGCTGGCGGTGTGGCTGCTGCGCGAGATGCACGGCAGCAGCATCGCGGAGACGGCGCTTCGCCTCGGCATGACCGAGGGCGCCGTCAAGGCGGCGATGCACCGCGCCCGCCGCGCGCTCGGCGCGGTCCGCCGCGACTTGGCCGCCGGCGGGCTGCGCGAGCCCGCGGACGAGGCGCTGCTCGCGCGCGTGCGCGGCCTGGCGGCGGCGCTGCGCGCGGGCGATGCCGCCGCGATCGCGGCGCTCGCCGAGCAGGAAGCGCTCGAGCCGGCCGTAGCCGCCGCCGCGCTGGCGGGGCGCGGCAGGGCGCAAGCCTCGGCCGGCGCAGCCGCCGTGCCGGCGGACGGCAGCGCCGGCGGCGATGGCGCGCGCAGCGACGCGGGCGCGCCGCAGGCTCGCGGCCCAGTCGACGTGCGCGCGCTGCCGGCGCAAGCCGCCTGGAGCGGGCGCGCTGCCTCCTGGCGCGGGGCTTCCGCCGCCGGTAGTCCCGCCGGTCTGGCCGGCGGCGCCATCTGGGGCTTGGCCGTATAA
- a CDS encoding SDR family oxidoreductase: MTMALKGRTALVTGVSREAGIGTAICRALAEQGADLFYTHWRAYDAEEGCGLQMGWPDRLQQELEGMGVRAGQMEADFMDPDAPVQVLDEAERALGRLPSIVIHNACYCAPTSYRTLTQESLDRHYIVNNRAPALLSMEFARRFEQAHPAGGAGRILFLLSKGQDADNLAYLATKQLLAGLIEPLAAGLAPLGITVNGLDPGPTDSGWMSDELKRQLLPLFPMGRIGRPEDAARALAFLASDEAQWITGQAIRSEGGFLGR, translated from the coding sequence ATGACCATGGCGTTGAAAGGAAGGACCGCGCTCGTCACCGGCGTCAGCCGGGAGGCGGGCATCGGCACGGCGATCTGCCGCGCGCTCGCGGAGCAAGGCGCCGATCTGTTCTATACGCATTGGCGCGCGTATGACGCGGAGGAGGGCTGCGGCCTGCAGATGGGATGGCCCGACCGGCTGCAGCAGGAGCTGGAGGGCATGGGCGTGCGGGCCGGCCAGATGGAGGCCGACTTCATGGACCCGGACGCGCCCGTGCAGGTGCTGGACGAGGCCGAGCGCGCGCTCGGACGGCTGCCCTCGATCGTCATCCACAATGCCTGCTACTGCGCTCCGACCAGCTATCGGACGCTGACGCAGGAGTCGCTGGATCGGCATTATATCGTCAACAACCGGGCTCCGGCCCTGCTCAGCATGGAGTTCGCGCGCCGCTTCGAGCAGGCGCATCCGGCCGGAGGGGCGGGACGGATCCTGTTCCTGCTGTCCAAAGGGCAGGACGCCGACAACCTCGCGTACTTGGCGACCAAGCAGCTGCTGGCGGGCTTGATCGAGCCGCTGGCCGCCGGGCTCGCGCCGCTCGGCATCACGGTCAACGGGCTTGACCCGGGCCCGACCGACTCCGGCTGGATGTCGGACGAGCTCAAGCGGCAGCTCTTGCCGCTGTTCCCGATGGGCCGCATCGGGCGGCCGGAGGACGCGGCCCGCGCGCTCGCCTTCCTCGCGAGCGACGAGGCCCAGTGGATCACCGGCCAGGCGATCCGCTCCGAGGGCGGGTTCCTCGGGCGGTAG
- the sdaAB gene encoding L-serine ammonia-lyase, iron-sulfur-dependent subunit beta, translated as MRFKDVFSIIGPSMVGPSSSHTAGAARIGLAARRLLGAMPESARVSFFGSFAATYQGHGTDTAVAGGLLGMRTDDPRLPDAVELAEEAGLDLTFREGKGLFPHPNTVRLDLQAADGRKLSLLGTSIGGGNVEIVEVNGFAVKFGCSCPALLVRHRDQPGVIAGLTAALEEAGLNIAGLSLSRMERQGEALAVVELDGEAPGKLLERVRRLPHVLGTDYVDLNGEEEEMADELSDAEGAQ; from the coding sequence ATGCGCTTCAAGGATGTCTTCTCGATCATCGGGCCGTCCATGGTCGGCCCTTCCAGCTCGCATACCGCCGGCGCGGCGCGCATCGGGCTGGCCGCCCGCAGGCTGCTCGGCGCGATGCCGGAGTCGGCTCGCGTCAGCTTCTTCGGCTCGTTCGCCGCGACTTACCAGGGCCACGGCACGGATACGGCCGTCGCCGGCGGGCTGCTCGGCATGCGCACCGACGATCCGCGCCTGCCGGATGCGGTCGAGCTCGCCGAGGAGGCGGGCCTGGACCTGACCTTCCGCGAGGGCAAGGGGCTGTTCCCCCATCCCAACACCGTGAGGCTCGACCTGCAGGCCGCGGACGGGCGCAAGCTGTCGCTGCTCGGCACGTCGATCGGCGGCGGCAACGTCGAGATCGTCGAGGTGAACGGCTTCGCCGTCAAGTTCGGCTGCTCCTGCCCGGCGCTGCTCGTGCGCCATCGCGACCAGCCGGGCGTCATCGCCGGGCTGACCGCCGCCTTGGAGGAGGCCGGGCTCAACATCGCCGGCTTGTCGCTCAGCCGGATGGAGCGGCAGGGCGAGGCGCTTGCGGTCGTCGAGCTGGACGGCGAGGCGCCCGGCAAGCTGCTGGAGCGGGTGCGGCGGCTGCCGCATGTGCTCGGCACCGATTATGTCGATCTGAACGGGGAAGAGGAGGAGATGGCGGATGAACTTTCGGACGCTGAAGGAGCTCAGTGA
- the sdaAA gene encoding L-serine ammonia-lyase, iron-sulfur-dependent, subunit alpha, with product MNFRTLKELSERCREGGLTIGRLMLQQQAKESGREEAEEFATMKAYYGIMKEAVHNGLTRDTTSRSGLTGLDAQRVAAYNESAEPSLGGDAGRAMAYALAVSEVNASMGRIVATPTAGSCGIIPGVFVSSQERFGWDDDVMTEALFAAGAIGYVIANNSFVSGAEGGCQAEVGSAIGMAAGALAELRGGTPEQAMHAVGLALKNTLGLICDPVGGLVEIPCIVRNGFGAVTALAAADMALAGVRSVIPSDEVVQVMLEVGAAMPEKHRETAGGGLAQTPTGKKLMEDLRKKKRR from the coding sequence ATGAACTTTCGGACGCTGAAGGAGCTCAGTGAGCGCTGCCGCGAGGGCGGCCTGACGATCGGGCGCCTCATGCTGCAGCAGCAGGCCAAGGAGTCGGGACGCGAGGAAGCGGAAGAGTTCGCGACGATGAAAGCGTACTACGGCATCATGAAGGAAGCCGTCCACAATGGCCTGACCCGCGACACGACGTCGCGCAGCGGCCTCACCGGCCTGGACGCCCAGCGGGTCGCCGCCTACAACGAGAGCGCCGAGCCGAGCCTCGGCGGCGACGCCGGACGCGCGATGGCGTACGCGCTCGCCGTCTCCGAGGTGAACGCCTCGATGGGCCGCATCGTGGCGACGCCGACGGCGGGCTCCTGCGGCATCATCCCCGGCGTGTTCGTCAGCTCGCAGGAGCGGTTCGGCTGGGACGACGACGTCATGACCGAGGCGCTGTTCGCCGCAGGCGCGATCGGCTACGTCATCGCCAACAATTCCTTCGTCTCCGGCGCGGAGGGCGGCTGCCAGGCCGAGGTCGGCTCCGCCATCGGGATGGCGGCGGGCGCGCTCGCCGAGCTGCGCGGCGGCACGCCGGAGCAGGCGATGCATGCCGTCGGGCTCGCGCTCAAGAATACGCTCGGCCTTATCTGCGATCCCGTCGGCGGGCTCGTCGAGATCCCGTGCATCGTGCGCAACGGCTTCGGCGCGGTCACCGCGCTCGCCGCGGCCGACATGGCGCTGGCCGGCGTGCGCAGCGTCATCCCGAGCGACGAGGTCGTGCAGGTCATGCTCGAGGTCGGCGCGGCGATGCCGGAGAAGCATCGCGAGACGGCCGGCGGCGGGCTGGCCCAGACGCCGACCGGCAAAAAGCTGATGGAGGACCTGCGCAAGAAGAAGCGGCGCTAG
- a CDS encoding ABC transporter substrate-binding protein translates to MIKFRRVALSLLPFALVAAGCGGPAPADNTKTLTLWYWNRSLDDGLIRSVEQKFPGIKINAQKIGGDFKSKLKTTLAAGSAGPDIVAFNDWVSELFVSSDRFYDLYELGAKDIEPDFLDWKWNFGVTPAGTMIALPIDTGPTALFYRADLFEQAGLPSDPAEVREQLGTWESYLQAGKQLQDHFGGKVKMLDNANNIYTQVNAQSDRIYFSKEDRFIGDQPQSSMRKAWNLAVQAAEMKLAANVNAFTSEWSAAMNNSGIASFVGAVWMKQVLEEAAPDTGGKWRVARAPGGDGNNGGSFLAIMKTSAYPEEAFDVIRYLQSPDHQIQTYKNLNLFPSAAEALDDPSMKEKEPFFGHQATGEIFAESARNVKPAYFGGKYTNVNGIALRELTSVVLQGKNPDKAWNDAQNRIQKELLR, encoded by the coding sequence GTGATTAAATTCCGAAGGGTCGCCTTGTCGTTGCTGCCGTTCGCCCTCGTCGCCGCCGGCTGCGGCGGTCCGGCTCCGGCCGATAACACGAAGACGCTTACGCTCTGGTACTGGAACCGAAGTCTGGACGACGGCCTCATCCGATCGGTCGAGCAGAAGTTTCCCGGCATCAAGATCAACGCCCAAAAGATCGGCGGCGACTTCAAGTCCAAGCTGAAGACGACGCTGGCCGCCGGCTCGGCCGGTCCGGACATCGTCGCCTTCAATGACTGGGTCTCGGAGCTGTTCGTCAGCTCGGATCGCTTTTATGACCTCTACGAGCTCGGCGCCAAGGACATCGAGCCGGACTTCCTCGATTGGAAATGGAACTTCGGCGTCACCCCCGCCGGAACGATGATCGCGCTGCCGATCGATACCGGACCGACCGCGCTGTTCTACCGGGCCGATCTGTTCGAGCAGGCGGGATTGCCGAGCGATCCGGCCGAGGTCCGCGAGCAGCTCGGCACCTGGGAAAGCTATCTGCAGGCGGGCAAGCAGCTGCAGGATCATTTCGGCGGCAAGGTGAAGATGCTTGACAACGCCAACAACATCTACACGCAGGTCAACGCCCAGTCGGACCGGATTTATTTTTCCAAGGAGGACCGGTTCATCGGCGACCAGCCGCAATCCTCGATGAGAAAGGCCTGGAATCTCGCCGTCCAAGCCGCCGAGATGAAGCTGGCTGCGAATGTAAACGCCTTCACGAGCGAGTGGAGCGCCGCCATGAACAACAGCGGCATCGCCTCCTTCGTCGGGGCCGTCTGGATGAAGCAGGTGCTGGAGGAGGCCGCTCCCGATACGGGCGGCAAGTGGAGGGTGGCGCGGGCTCCCGGGGGAGACGGCAACAACGGGGGCTCCTTCCTCGCTATCATGAAGACGAGCGCTTACCCGGAGGAAGCGTTCGACGTCATCCGCTACCTGCAGAGTCCCGACCATCAGATCCAGACCTACAAGAATCTGAATCTGTTCCCCTCGGCCGCCGAAGCGCTGGACGATCCGAGCATGAAGGAGAAGGAGCCCTTTTTCGGGCATCAGGCTACGGGCGAGATTTTCGCGGAATCCGCGCGGAACGTGAAGCCGGCGTACTTCGGAGGCAAGTATACGAACGTCAACGGCATCGCCCTGCGCGAGCTGACCTCCGTCGTCCTGCAGGGCAAGAATCCCGACAAAGCCTGGAACGACGCGCAGAACCGCATCCAAAAAGAGCTGCTGCGCTGA
- a CDS encoding carbohydrate ABC transporter permease, which translates to MGKPMLNAESPRAPRSPRTKDGLSARIWKHRKEYFAISPFYLLFAVFGLFPIAFSMYLSFQKWDGIGRMSYNGLNNYRFMLTDPDFWKAVGNTLLIWIYSTIPMLFLALVVAFLLNSAFVRMRTLYRVGYFLPNVTSLVAVAIIFGTIFSNNYGLLNYVLDLLGLNSIEWLNRTWGIQLAISVMVIWRWAGYNAIIYLAGLQSIPTVLYEAAKIDGASGMQAFFRITIPNLRPIILFTLITSTIGGMQVFTEPQVLVGNDGGASGGGLTIVLYLYREAFVHNYFGYGAAVGWGMFLLIALFSIVNWLFVQGRPSHDQGVK; encoded by the coding sequence ATGGGCAAACCCATGCTGAACGCAGAGTCTCCCCGCGCCCCGCGCTCCCCGCGGACCAAGGACGGCTTGAGCGCGCGCATCTGGAAGCACCGCAAGGAATACTTCGCCATCTCCCCGTTTTACCTTTTGTTCGCGGTGTTCGGCTTGTTCCCGATCGCCTTCTCCATGTACCTCTCCTTCCAAAAATGGGACGGAATCGGACGGATGAGCTACAACGGGCTGAACAACTACCGCTTCATGCTGACCGATCCGGACTTCTGGAAGGCCGTCGGCAATACGCTCCTGATCTGGATCTACTCGACGATCCCGATGCTGTTCCTGGCGCTTGTCGTCGCCTTCCTGCTCAACTCCGCGTTCGTACGGATGCGGACGCTGTACCGCGTCGGCTACTTCCTGCCCAACGTCACCTCGCTCGTCGCGGTGGCGATCATCTTCGGCACGATCTTTTCCAACAACTACGGCTTGCTGAACTACGTGCTGGACCTGCTCGGCCTGAACTCCATCGAGTGGCTGAACCGCACCTGGGGCATCCAGCTGGCGATCTCCGTCATGGTGATCTGGCGCTGGGCGGGCTACAACGCGATCATCTATCTGGCCGGTCTGCAGAGCATCCCGACCGTGCTCTACGAAGCGGCCAAGATCGACGGGGCTTCGGGCATGCAGGCGTTCTTCCGCATCACCATCCCGAACCTGCGGCCGATCATCCTGTTCACGCTCATCACCTCCACCATCGGCGGGATGCAGGTGTTCACCGAGCCCCAGGTGCTCGTCGGCAACGACGGCGGCGCGAGCGGCGGCGGCCTCACGATCGTCCTTTACCTGTACCGCGAAGCGTTCGTGCACAACTACTTCGGCTACGGGGCGGCCGTCGGGTGGGGGATGTTCCTCCTGATCGCCCTCTTCTCCATCGTCAACTGGCTGTTCGTCCAAGGCCGTCCGTCCCACGACCAGGGGGTGAAGTGA
- a CDS encoding carbohydrate ABC transporter permease has translation MKARSILLHVGLTAGLLLSVFPFYWLLVMATRTTADIYSFPPKLWFGTRLGDNVSRVFENIDFFGAFWNTLFVASACAVLVLFFDSLAGFTFAKFDFPGKKLLFVLLLATMMAPAQLSLVPSFVIMAKFGWVGSFKALIIPGMANAFGIFWIRQYAQESVPSELLDAGRIDGCGFMRLYWNVALPILRPALSFLGAFTFIGAWNDYLWPLIILTDESKFTLQVALSSLNGIYVTDYSMVIAGTLLAVIPLIVLFLFVSKQFISDIAAGAIKS, from the coding sequence ATGAAAGCCCGATCGATCCTGCTGCATGTCGGCCTGACGGCCGGACTGCTGCTCTCCGTGTTCCCGTTCTACTGGCTGCTCGTCATGGCGACCCGCACGACGGCGGACATCTACAGCTTCCCGCCGAAGCTCTGGTTCGGCACGAGGCTCGGGGACAACGTCTCCCGCGTGTTCGAGAACATCGACTTCTTCGGCGCGTTCTGGAACACGCTGTTCGTCGCGTCGGCCTGCGCGGTGCTCGTGCTGTTCTTCGACTCGCTGGCGGGCTTTACGTTCGCCAAGTTCGATTTTCCCGGCAAAAAGCTCCTGTTCGTGCTGCTGCTCGCCACGATGATGGCGCCGGCCCAGCTGTCGCTCGTGCCGTCGTTCGTCATCATGGCCAAGTTCGGCTGGGTCGGCTCGTTCAAGGCGCTCATCATCCCCGGCATGGCCAACGCGTTCGGCATCTTCTGGATCCGGCAGTACGCCCAGGAGTCGGTGCCGAGCGAGCTGCTGGACGCGGGCCGCATCGACGGCTGCGGCTTCATGCGCCTTTACTGGAACGTGGCGCTGCCGATCCTGCGGCCGGCGCTGTCGTTCCTCGGCGCGTTCACGTTCATCGGCGCCTGGAACGACTACCTGTGGCCGCTCATCATCCTGACCGACGAGAGCAAGTTCACGCTGCAAGTGGCGCTTTCGTCGCTGAATGGCATTTACGTGACCGATTACTCCATGGTCATCGCCGGCACGCTGCTGGCCGTCATCCCGCTCATCGTCCTGTTCCTGTTCGTCAGCAAGCAGTTCATCTCCGATATCGCCGCCGGGGCGATCAAGAGCTGA